The following are from one region of the Ochotona princeps isolate mOchPri1 chromosome 4, mOchPri1.hap1, whole genome shotgun sequence genome:
- the NCR3LG1 gene encoding natural cytotoxicity triggering receptor 3 ligand 1 isoform X3: MNLRENEMARRSGGLAPWRFWCLLLVLWGVLEAAGFRVEMADRTQTVFLNDNTTIICKIPGSPALDISTVGVVWSVKRKGSEEKVLLFEYYGDHKKAYRPGANISQEKLKNGDASLYLPAVQLSDAGEYFCKVVVTPEKDEKSVQLEVVEGSPASANI, encoded by the exons ATGAACTTGAGGGAAAACGAAATGGCCAGGAGGAGTGGGGGCTTGGCGCCCTGGCGGTTCTGGTGTCTTCTCCTGGTGCTGTGGGGTGTACTGGAGGCCGCAG GATTTCGGGTGGAGATGGCAGATAGGACTCAGACCGTGTTTCTCAATGACAACACCACCATCATCTGCAAGATCCCTGGTTCTCCTGCTCTGGACATCAGCACTGTGGGCGTTGTTTGGTCTGTGAAGAGAAAAGGATCagaagagaaagttcttctgtttgAATATTATGGAGATCACAAGAAGGCATACCGACCTGGAGCCAACATCTCTCAAGAGAAGCTGAAGAATGGGGATGCCTCACTCTACCTGCCAGCCGTTCAGCTGAGTGATGCTGGAGAGTACTTCTGTAAGGTGGTGGTCACCCCTGAGAAGGATGAGAAGAGTGTCCAGCTGGAAGTTGTGG AAGGCAGCCCAGCCTCTGCCAATATCTGA
- the NCR3LG1 gene encoding natural cytotoxicity triggering receptor 3 ligand 1 isoform X2 yields MNLRENEMARRSGGLAPWRFWCLLLVLWGVLEAAGFRVEMADRTQTVFLNDNTTIICKIPGSPALDISTVGVVWSVKRKGSEEKVLLFEYYGDHKKAYRPGANISQEKLKNGDASLYLPAVQLSDAGEYFCKVVVTPEKDEKSVQLEVVDSVNITWEICLQKAAQPLPISEGIFTGPHVQNGDGTFNVTSYLTLKSPLEDAGAMYQCVVSHVSLCTTQRLNLTLSGTGKPLSGRVPYSMT; encoded by the exons ATGAACTTGAGGGAAAACGAAATGGCCAGGAGGAGTGGGGGCTTGGCGCCCTGGCGGTTCTGGTGTCTTCTCCTGGTGCTGTGGGGTGTACTGGAGGCCGCAG GATTTCGGGTGGAGATGGCAGATAGGACTCAGACCGTGTTTCTCAATGACAACACCACCATCATCTGCAAGATCCCTGGTTCTCCTGCTCTGGACATCAGCACTGTGGGCGTTGTTTGGTCTGTGAAGAGAAAAGGATCagaagagaaagttcttctgtttgAATATTATGGAGATCACAAGAAGGCATACCGACCTGGAGCCAACATCTCTCAAGAGAAGCTGAAGAATGGGGATGCCTCACTCTACCTGCCAGCCGTTCAGCTGAGTGATGCTGGAGAGTACTTCTGTAAGGTGGTGGTCACCCCTGAGAAGGATGAGAAGAGTGTCCAGCTGGAAGTTGTGG ACTCTGTGAACATAACATGGGAGATTTGTCTCCAGAAGGCAGCCCAGCCTCTGCCAATATCTGAAGGCATCTTCACTGGTCCTCATGTCCAGAATGGGGATGGGACCTTTAATGTCACTAGCTATCTGACACTGAAGTCTCCTCTGGAAGATGCTGGGGCCATGTACCAGTGTGTGGTGAGTCACGTTTCCCTATGCACCACCCAGAGACTCAACCTCACGCTGAGTGGGACAGGTAAGCCTCTTTCTGGACGTGTTCCCTACTCCATGACTTGA
- the NCR3LG1 gene encoding natural cytotoxicity triggering receptor 3 ligand 1 isoform X1, whose protein sequence is MNLRENEMARRSGGLAPWRFWCLLLVLWGVLEAAGFRVEMADRTQTVFLNDNTTIICKIPGSPALDISTVGVVWSVKRKGSEEKVLLFEYYGDHKKAYRPGANISQEKLKNGDASLYLPAVQLSDAGEYFCKVVVTPEKDEKSVQLEVVATPTSKIFLDQAPENSRQCARIVCKCSGFYPDSVNITWEICLQKAAQPLPISEGIFTGPHVQNGDGTFNVTSYLTLKSPLEDAGAMYQCVVSHVSLCTTQRLNLTLSGTGKPLSGRVPYSMT, encoded by the exons ATGAACTTGAGGGAAAACGAAATGGCCAGGAGGAGTGGGGGCTTGGCGCCCTGGCGGTTCTGGTGTCTTCTCCTGGTGCTGTGGGGTGTACTGGAGGCCGCAG GATTTCGGGTGGAGATGGCAGATAGGACTCAGACCGTGTTTCTCAATGACAACACCACCATCATCTGCAAGATCCCTGGTTCTCCTGCTCTGGACATCAGCACTGTGGGCGTTGTTTGGTCTGTGAAGAGAAAAGGATCagaagagaaagttcttctgtttgAATATTATGGAGATCACAAGAAGGCATACCGACCTGGAGCCAACATCTCTCAAGAGAAGCTGAAGAATGGGGATGCCTCACTCTACCTGCCAGCCGTTCAGCTGAGTGATGCTGGAGAGTACTTCTGTAAGGTGGTGGTCACCCCTGAGAAGGATGAGAAGAGTGTCCAGCTGGAAGTTGTGG CTACTCCAACCAGCAAAATATTTCTGGACCAAGCCCCGGAGAACTCAAGGCAATGTGCACGCATTGTGTGCAAGTGCAGTGGTTTTTACCCAGACTCTGTGAACATAACATGGGAGATTTGTCTCCAGAAGGCAGCCCAGCCTCTGCCAATATCTGAAGGCATCTTCACTGGTCCTCATGTCCAGAATGGGGATGGGACCTTTAATGTCACTAGCTATCTGACACTGAAGTCTCCTCTGGAAGATGCTGGGGCCATGTACCAGTGTGTGGTGAGTCACGTTTCCCTATGCACCACCCAGAGACTCAACCTCACGCTGAGTGGGACAGGTAAGCCTCTTTCTGGACGTGTTCCCTACTCCATGACTTGA